A genomic stretch from Sphingobacterium sp. ML3W includes:
- a CDS encoding BamA/TamA family outer membrane protein — translation MKMRKGVIMRAKLKFAIGILTLGTIIASCSSTKNLKEGESLYVKGNVIIDSDTISKENKEKLATYLQSALMPKPNKRLAGVPFKLYFNNMAGDSANKNMIKRFFKKIGEEPVLLSDVNREYNENLLRNRMENIGFFNAEVKSDTLVEEKKATVNYTAKPNIIYKIQSVKFDIDSTSQLGRDIRSSSDKSLLQVGKHYSLDVVLNERDRIDNDLKNKGYYYFSPDYILVEVDSSHRNNRVDMYVTVKKETPPQAKVPSKINKIYIFPNYTETSSGYQRSTRNAELFDSSYYFIDRNRTFRKPVIAKHIFFHPGDTYNRTAHNQTISHLVNLNSWKFVKNNFVDSKEVPNALDVYYYLTPLPKKSLRVELLGKMASVYNGTEVNVNWTLRNAFKGAEQLSFNVFGGYETQTGGNADLNSSYYRYGMEATLTFPRILSPFGSINPSRRFIPKTYVKGRYEFLNRRKAYTLNSIALDYGYIWQESEEKQHDLALLEITYVQPKGISENYQRQMDTIPALRHAIDPQFTIGPNYNFTFQNTMKQQLKNTFYFKGNLDLSGNILGLIKGADFNKGKTFKLFDAYFSQYIKLSGDGRHYMKLSENSQLASRVSLGLSYSYGNSRSLPYLKQYYVGGPNSIRAFGARAIGPGTVAPEKLSNGLFYADQTGDIKLELNTEYRSKLAGFVHWAAFIDAGNVWLQREDVNKPGAKFSKNFLNELAVGGGAGLRFDFTFLIIRTDFSIPFRIPYLPKGERWVFKDIDFGSSQWRKDNLMFNLAIGYPF, via the coding sequence ATGAAGATGAGGAAAGGAGTTATCATGCGAGCTAAACTGAAATTTGCTATCGGAATATTGACACTGGGCACAATAATAGCCTCCTGTTCTTCCACCAAGAATTTGAAAGAGGGGGAAAGTCTGTATGTCAAAGGCAATGTAATTATAGACTCAGATACCATTTCAAAGGAGAATAAGGAAAAGCTTGCAACCTATCTTCAGTCGGCATTGATGCCCAAACCCAATAAACGTCTGGCGGGTGTTCCGTTTAAGCTTTATTTTAATAATATGGCCGGTGATTCTGCCAATAAAAACATGATCAAGAGATTCTTCAAGAAAATTGGTGAAGAACCCGTTTTGTTGAGTGATGTCAACCGTGAATACAATGAGAATCTGCTGCGGAACCGTATGGAGAACATTGGTTTTTTCAATGCTGAGGTAAAATCCGACACGCTGGTGGAAGAAAAAAAAGCAACCGTAAATTATACCGCTAAACCAAATATCATTTACAAAATCCAGTCGGTCAAATTTGATATCGATAGCACAAGCCAATTGGGTCGGGATATCCGATCATCCTCAGACAAGAGTCTTTTGCAGGTAGGTAAACATTACAGTCTTGATGTTGTGCTGAATGAACGTGACCGCATTGATAATGATCTTAAAAACAAAGGTTATTACTATTTTAGTCCAGATTATATTTTGGTTGAAGTCGACAGTTCGCATCGAAACAACAGGGTTGACATGTACGTAACCGTGAAGAAAGAGACACCGCCGCAAGCGAAGGTTCCGTCCAAAATCAATAAGATCTATATTTTTCCGAATTACACGGAGACCAGTTCGGGCTACCAACGGTCGACCCGAAATGCAGAATTATTTGACAGCAGCTACTATTTTATTGACCGTAATCGTACATTCCGCAAACCCGTTATCGCAAAACATATCTTCTTTCATCCCGGAGATACGTACAACCGTACAGCGCACAACCAGACGATCAGCCATTTGGTCAATCTGAACAGCTGGAAGTTTGTAAAGAACAACTTTGTGGATAGTAAGGAGGTGCCCAATGCACTGGATGTCTATTACTATCTCACACCACTACCAAAAAAATCCTTACGGGTAGAACTACTGGGAAAAATGGCATCGGTCTATAATGGTACGGAAGTCAACGTCAACTGGACCCTGCGCAATGCATTTAAGGGTGCCGAGCAATTGAGCTTTAATGTGTTTGGAGGATATGAAACCCAAACCGGAGGAAATGCGGATCTGAATTCCAGCTATTACCGTTACGGAATGGAAGCAACCCTGACATTTCCCCGGATCCTGTCTCCTTTTGGCAGCATTAATCCCTCACGTCGTTTTATCCCTAAAACCTATGTCAAGGGACGTTATGAATTCTTAAATCGTCGTAAGGCCTATACGCTCAATTCGATCGCCCTAGATTATGGTTATATCTGGCAAGAATCGGAGGAAAAGCAGCATGACCTTGCCCTGTTGGAAATTACCTATGTTCAGCCTAAAGGTATTTCGGAGAATTATCAAAGGCAGATGGATACGATTCCTGCTTTGCGACATGCCATTGACCCACAGTTTACGATCGGACCAAACTACAACTTCACGTTCCAGAATACGATGAAGCAGCAATTGAAGAATACCTTCTATTTCAAAGGAAATTTGGATCTTTCGGGCAATATCCTTGGTTTAATCAAAGGGGCAGACTTCAATAAGGGCAAGACGTTTAAATTATTCGATGCCTACTTCTCTCAGTATATTAAATTAAGCGGCGACGGAAGGCATTATATGAAACTGTCTGAGAATTCACAATTGGCTTCCCGAGTGAGTCTCGGATTGAGTTATTCCTATGGAAACTCCCGATCACTTCCCTATTTGAAACAATACTATGTCGGTGGGCCAAACAGCATCCGTGCCTTTGGTGCGCGCGCTATAGGTCCGGGAACCGTTGCTCCGGAGAAATTGAGCAATGGGTTATTTTATGCTGACCAGACCGGTGATATCAAATTGGAACTGAACACAGAATATCGTTCTAAACTGGCTGGTTTTGTACATTGGGCAGCATTTATTGATGCAGGTAACGTCTGGTTACAACGAGAAGATGTAAACAAGCCCGGGGCTAAGTTCAGCAAAAACTTTTTGAATGAACTTGCCGTAGGTGGCGGAGCCGGCTTGCGCTTCGACTTTACCTTCCTGATCATCCGGACAGATTTTTCAATTCCATTCCGTATCCCCTACTTACCTAAAGGGGAACGTTGGGTATTTAAGGATATAGATTTTGGCAGTTCGCAATGGCGTAAAGATAACTTGATGTTCAATCTGGCTATTGGATATCCGTTCTAG
- a CDS encoding malate dehydrogenase — protein MKVTIVGAGAVGATTADNLIRRNVAEEIVLLDIKEGFAEGKAQDMAQTAALLGFESKIKGVTNDYLSTAGSTVAVITSGIPRKPGMTREELIGTNANIVKSVVENLVKHSPDIIIVIVSNPMDTMTYLALKSSGLPKNRIIGMGGTLDSARFKYQLSEKLNASAADLNAIVIGGHGDTTMIPLIKHSTWNSIPVSNFLTAEEQAEIVHKTMVGGATLTSLIGTSAWYAPGAATAAVVESIVRDQGKLFTASVYLEGEFGQEDINLGVPVVINKKGWDRIIPLQLDEEDKEKFSKSADAVRTMNNVLKEIKVL, from the coding sequence ATGAAAGTAACTATTGTTGGTGCTGGAGCTGTAGGAGCAACTACAGCAGACAATTTAATCCGTCGAAATGTCGCCGAGGAGATTGTATTATTGGATATCAAGGAAGGATTTGCAGAAGGAAAAGCGCAAGATATGGCTCAAACCGCAGCCCTACTGGGTTTTGAATCCAAAATCAAAGGTGTAACCAATGATTATCTGTCCACCGCGGGCTCTACTGTTGCTGTCATCACCTCGGGTATTCCCCGCAAACCGGGAATGACCCGCGAGGAATTGATCGGGACAAATGCAAATATTGTCAAATCGGTTGTAGAGAATTTAGTAAAACACTCTCCGGATATCATTATTGTCATTGTCTCCAACCCAATGGATACGATGACCTACCTCGCGCTCAAATCAAGTGGTTTGCCTAAAAATAGGATTATCGGAATGGGAGGCACATTGGATTCAGCACGCTTCAAATATCAACTGAGTGAAAAATTAAATGCATCGGCCGCAGATCTCAATGCCATTGTCATTGGTGGCCACGGTGATACAACTATGATTCCACTGATAAAGCACTCCACGTGGAACAGCATTCCAGTCAGTAATTTTCTTACAGCTGAGGAGCAGGCAGAGATTGTCCATAAGACCATGGTAGGTGGAGCAACATTAACGAGCCTCATCGGTACGTCGGCCTGGTATGCTCCTGGTGCCGCTACTGCCGCAGTGGTAGAAAGTATTGTACGTGATCAAGGTAAATTATTTACCGCTTCTGTTTACCTCGAAGGTGAATTTGGTCAGGAGGATATTAATCTCGGTGTTCCGGTTGTCATTAACAAAAAAGGCTGGGACCGTATTATTCCATTACAACTGGATGAGGAAGATAAGGAAAAATTCAGCAAAAGTGCTGATGCCGTACGTACCATGAATAATGTATTGAAAGAGATAAAGGTATTGTAA
- a CDS encoding retropepsin-like aspartic protease has translation MFGNMTTVPFQILDLQGQGTHILVDVTLYERSFKMVIDTGASKTVFDKTQMAHLLEDQLLLEPSETLSTGLGTNSMESFTMEIPSLHIGTWRINKLKTAVLDLSSINYAYGQMELDPVIGVLGGDIFADYGAVIDYAKQTLRLRDRKIKSK, from the coding sequence ATGTTTGGGAATATGACAACAGTACCTTTTCAAATCTTAGATCTTCAGGGGCAAGGAACACATATTCTCGTTGATGTAACACTATATGAACGCAGCTTTAAAATGGTCATCGATACGGGAGCATCTAAAACCGTATTTGATAAAACCCAAATGGCGCATCTTCTGGAAGATCAGTTGCTGTTGGAACCATCGGAAACCCTATCAACTGGTCTCGGCACCAACTCCATGGAGAGTTTTACAATGGAAATCCCCAGCCTGCATATCGGCACATGGCGAATCAATAAATTAAAAACCGCAGTATTGGACCTTAGTTCCATCAATTATGCCTACGGGCAAATGGAACTTGACCCGGTCATTGGGGTATTAGGGGGTGATATTTTTGCCGACTATGGCGCCGTCATTGATTATGCGAAACAAACATTACGCTTGCGGGACCGAAAAATAAAGAGTAAGTAA